From Stenotrophomonas sp. SAU14A_NAIMI4_8:
GCCGCCGGTGACGAGGCCCACAGCTACGGCTTCGCGCCACCGCGCCTGCCGCCGGGCGAGACCGCCAGCGGCGTGCAGTACGCACAGGTGCGCCACGACGATGCCGACGAGCACGTGGACCCTTACTACAGCCGCACGCTGGAAATCACCGAGGAGCATTACGGCTGCCTGCGCGATTTTGCCGAGGAACCCGCCGAGTTCGAATTCGACGTGGACCGCCCGGCCACCATCAACCGTTGCAGCGATTTCGTCTGGGCCGCGCTGAACTACGCGCGCCTGCACCCGCTGCCCGCGCCGCTGGATGGTGGCAGCGACCTGGGCGAATTCGCCGTGCTGTTCAACCTGCCGGAAATCCAGTGCATTGCCGCACCGTTCCCGGACAGCGATCTGAACGCCGAGCATCACCACCCGATGCCCGCGCGCGAGGCCGAACTGCACCGCCAAGGGGTACGGCCCGACGATCAGC
This genomic window contains:
- a CDS encoding XVIPCD domain-containing protein, producing MEQATRYTVTVFLAAPGTPLKSGGSSPRGQMFLQVAAGDEAHSYGFAPPRLPPGETASGVQYAQVRHDDADEHVDPYYSRTLEITEEHYGCLRDFAEEPAEFEFDVDRPATINRCSDFVWAALNYARLHPLPAPLDGGSDLGEFAVLFNLPEIQCIAAPFPDSDLNAEHHHPMPAREAELHRQGVRPDDQPPPTPIEVAGTLLDPSHPDHRLFAQLIQKVAELDAAHGRTFDDTSQRISASLLVLAKQNNLSRVDHVLLSRPTQDSPAAGSIFIVQGDRNDPGHRRASIATEVAAQTDVADSLRLKEQ